GGATTCTGGTGGGACTGGCCGAGGGCACGGCGGGATACCGGATTGTCAACGGGCATCAGGAAAACCTGGACGACGCGGACCTGGAGGACAAGTGGTACAAGGACGGCCGGACCGCCTTCTTCGCCAAGGGCCAGATCAAGGGCGAATGGCTGCTGACCCTGTCCTACGACTCGGAGCGCGATTCCGACGAGGCCCGTTTGTTCCAGGACATCGACCCGGACGAATACTACACCCTGTACGGAGACGCCTCCACCTCCGGCGCCGAGGCCGCCAGCACGGAAAAACTCTACGTCAAGGTGGAGCGCGGCAAGTTCTACTCCATGTACGGCGATTACGACACCGGCCTGACCATGACCGAACTTTCAGCCTACTCGCGCACCTTGACCGGCTTCAAGACCAAGCTGGACTCCAAGCACGTGTCCCTGGATCTGTTTGCTGCCGAAACCAACCAGGCCTTCGTCAAGGACGAAATCCGCGGCGACGGCACGTCGGGCCTGTACTACCTGTCCCGCCGGGACATTGTGGAAAGCTCGGAAACCGTGACCATCGAAACCCGGGACCGCCATAAGAGCCAGGACATCATTTCGTCTGAATCCCTGTCCCGGAATGCGGACTACACCATCGACTACGACCAGGGGACCATCTTCTTCAAGAGCCCGGTCATGAGCACGGACGACGGCTTCAACCCGGTTTACATCGTAGTGGATTACGAGGCCGAAGACTCGGACGACAAGGACGCCACCTACGGCGGCCGGTTGGCCTTGAAGGCCCTGGACGAAAGGATTGAACTGGGCGGCACCCACGTGCACGAAGGCGGGAAGAATACGGAGTCCGACCTTTTGGGCGCCGACCTGACCGTGGAAGTGACCGAAAACACCGAACTCAAGGCCGAATACGCCCATACGGACAGCGAACAAACGGACGAAAGCTCCAGCGGCGAGGCCTACCTGGCCGAGCTTTCCCACGACGGCGTCAAGGCCGACGGCCGGGTGTACTACCGGAAGCAGGGCGCGGGATTCGGCGTGGGCCAGCAGAACGCCAGCGAGTCCGGCACGGAAAAATACGGCGCCGAGCTGGAATACCAGGTTACGGAAAAACTGGACGCCGCGGCCGAGGCTTACCGCAACACGGATCTTGGCACACGCGCCCGGGACGACATGGGCGAGGCTCGCGTGGAATACACCCAGGACCGCTACTCCCTGGAAACCGGTCTCCGCGCGGGCGAGGAAAAAACCGACGAAGGCGAAGTCAACCGGGTGACCCAGGTATTGGGCGGCGCCAAGGTCAATTTCCTGGACAAGAAACTGGTGTTCAGCGCAGAGCACGAGCAGGCCGTCAGCAACGACAACGCCAACACGGATTATCCCACCCGCACCACCTTGGGCGTGGATTACCGGATCATCGAACAGCTCAGCCTCTTCGCCCAGGACGAAATGACCTGGAGCGACACTGAGGAGACCGAAAGCATCCGGGGCGGATTTAAGCTCACTCCATGGAAGGGCGCCAATTTCGACACATCCCTGGAGCAGACCAAGGATATTTCCGAGGACGAAGACCCGGCCATGGCCACCCTGGCCAATTTCACCGTGGGCCAGAACGTGACCTTGTTTGAAAAATGGAAGGTGGATGCCTCGGTGGATCACTCCCGCACCTTGGACAAGACAGGCGGAGACGTGGATTCGGACTCTGACAGCGACTTTGTAGCAACCTCCTGGGGCGTGCAGTATACGGAAAAGGACTGGAGCGCTTCCGCCAAGGTGGAATTCCGCTTCGCCGACGACGCGGACAAGTGGAACGCCTCCGTGGGCTGGTACGGAGAAGTGGACGACGGCCTGGGAATCTCCCTGGGCGCTTTGGTCACCCGCAACGATTACAACGTGGACGGCAATGAAGACGCCACGGGCGATCTGCGCATCGGCCTGGCCTGGAGGCCCAAGTTCTCCCGGTGGATCGTGCTGGACCGCCTGGACCTGATCTGGGAGGATGACAACGACGCGGACTCGCCCTACGAAACCCGGAAGTTCGTCAACAACCTGAACGCCAACTACAAGACCGGATACCGCACCCAGGTTTCGTTCAAGCACGGCGCCAAGTACGTCCTGGACAACATCGACGGCGACAGCTACAGCGGATTCACAGACCTCTATGGCTTGGAATTCCGCTATGACGTCGCCAAAAAATGGGACCTTGGCCTCCGCGCCTGCGTGCGCCACTCCTGGAACTCGCACCAGTTACAGTACAGCACAGGCCCCAGCGTGGGTTACAACCCCTTCACCAACGCCTGGGTGGGCGCGGGCTACAACGTGATCGGATTCCGGGACGAAGACTTCACGGACGGCGATTTCTTCACCCAGGGCTTGTTCTTCCAGTTCAGGCTCAAGTTCGACCAGTACACCAAGGAAGAATTAGAACAAATCTTTGGATTCTGATTGTTTGTTGCCTCTGTAGCTGCAGGCCTCCGTGCCTGCCAAGAGAAATGAAGACGCTTGCTTCCCGCCAAAAGCGCGCGGGAATGACGGCGTTTATAGGCAAGGAGACGTCGCAACCGCATACGGGCTGCAAGGCTCGCCAACGCCGAGGCCAAAAACCATGAGCGAAAAAATTCGCGCCTTAAAAGAAAAGCTGAAAGACCTGGAAGCCAGGGTTAAGGAACGGGAGGCCAGCCTGCCGGCCCACTCGGTCCGGGTCAGCCAGATCATGGAGCTGGAAGAGCTGGAGGAGGAGCGGGATCAGATTCGCCGGGAATTGGAGGAATTGCTGGCCGAGAAAAAATAAAGAGCCCGCAAATCCCATAAGGTTCCCCAAATAAAAAGCCTGCACTCCAATTAAGGAAATGCAGGCTCGAATTTTTTATGGAAAGAAAAGGCTACACCGCTTTTTTTACGTCGCTTTCCTCTTCGGTCTTAAAATGGATCTCCTCTTTTTGAGACCTCTGCAAAGACACGCTTTGATCTGAAAAAAGAGCCTGCCGCTTGCCCTTGATGTTCTTGTAAAAGGCTTTGATTTCCTCCATGTCCTTGTCGATGTCGCCCGTGGGAATGAATTCGGGTCCAAGCCCTCCCACCTTGCGGCCGAAATCCACAAAGCCCATAACGATGGGAACCTTGGCGGTATGGGCGATGTAATAAAAACCGGTTTTCCACCAACGCACCTTGCCCCGGGTTCCTTCCGGGGGGATCACCAGGACCAGCTGGTCGTGGTTGGAAAATTCCGCAGCCGCCCGCTCCACCATGTTGGTGGACCGGCTGCGCACCACGGGGATGCCGCCCAGCCATTTCAGCACCGGGCCCATGGGAAAGCGGAACAACGAGTCCTTGCCCATCCAGTAGATTTTTATACGGTATTTGAAGGCTATGCACAGGGTGGCCAGAAGGTCCCAATTGGAGGTGTGGGGCGCTGCAATGAGCACGTATTTGGGCGATTCCGGGGGATCGCCTTCGGTCTTCCATCCAAAGGCCCACAGGCCGGACACGGAAATCCAACGAAAGATGGTGCGCAATATAGGGGTGTCGAACATAGTATAGTGCATGATATGGCCTTTCCAGTCAAAAGTGCGGCTTTTCAGCCTTTACCGGCAAAATAGCACACATCCGGCGGATATCCCCTTTTTACCTTGAATGTGACATTTCTTTTACATTTGCCCCGCCCTCGCCTGTTGAGACGGGCGCCGCCTCCAATTTTGTGCTAAGGAAGCAAGGCATGAAAAGCGCAGCCCGCCGCAAACAGCCCGCAGGAGCCTCCGA
The Desulfatibacillum aliphaticivorans DSM 15576 DNA segment above includes these coding regions:
- a CDS encoding lysophospholipid acyltransferase family protein gives rise to the protein MHYTMFDTPILRTIFRWISVSGLWAFGWKTEGDPPESPKYVLIAAPHTSNWDLLATLCIAFKYRIKIYWMGKDSLFRFPMGPVLKWLGGIPVVRSRSTNMVERAAAEFSNHDQLVLVIPPEGTRGKVRWWKTGFYYIAHTAKVPIVMGFVDFGRKVGGLGPEFIPTGDIDKDMEEIKAFYKNIKGKRQALFSDQSVSLQRSQKEEIHFKTEEESDVKKAV